The DNA segment CGCTGATCGCCATCGCCCTCGGCGTGATCGCGGTGCTGATCCCCGGCCCTACCCTGCTCACCGTCGCGATCGTCTTCGGCATCCACCTGATCGCTGCCGGCGTCTTCCGGCTCCTGCTGGCCTTCACCGCCACGCGCCTGCAGAACCGGGTGCGCTGGCTCGCGGGCCTGCTCGGCGCCCTGATCCTGGTCGCCGGCATCCTCTGCCTGTCCAACCCGTTCGAGTCGCTGAGCATACTCGGCCTCGTGATCGGCCTGGGCTGGATCCTCGACGGCGTCTCGAGCATCACCAGCGGCCGCACCGTCGCCGGCCCGGTGTGGCTGCCGATCGCCGCGGGCATCGCCTCGGTGATCGCGGGCCTGCTCACCGTCATCATGCCGGTGCTGGCGCTGTCCGCCTTCGTCACCGTCGCGGCGATCCTGCTGATCGTCGTCGGCGTCTCGGGCCTGCTGCTGCTGCCGGGCCGCACGAAGACCGCGCCGGAGACCGCCGAGGCGCGCTAGACGTTCCAGATGCCGAGGAGCTGCACCGGGATCGCGTAGGCGAACCAGGACAGGGGCGCGAGGATCCAGTTCGCGAGGATCCGCCGCCGGCCGTCCGCGTGCGCGAGCACCACGGCGACCTCGGAGCGGGCGATCCGCGGGGAGTACAGCAGGGGCGCGTTCGCGACGATCGACAGCAGCGCCCCGATGACCACCGGCCCGCCGGCGAGGACGAAGAGCCCCGGCTCGGTCTGCAGCGCGAACGCCGTGGCGACGATCAGCCAGATCGCGAGCAGGGTGGCGGCGGTGGCCCGGGTCGCCCGCTGAGAGAGGCTGCGGCCGGAGGCGATCACCGGGTCGAGCGGCTCCGACCGGTCCGCCCGCACGACGCGCACGGCCCGGAGGCGGAGCACGACGGCGACGATCAGCGCGAGCACGGCGTAGGGCAGTCCCGCCCGCGTCAGCGCCATCGGCAGCCACGGAGTGCTCAGGGCGAGGACGCTCCCGAAGAGGCCGCCGAGCACCAGCATCCCGACCGGGACGACGACCACCAGGCTGAGGGGGAAGCGCGGGGGGCCGTCGTGCGTCGCACGGACTTCTACGTGCTCCGGCTCTCCGAATGGTCGCTCACCGATCGCCTGCGCGGCATGCTCGTGATCCCCGTCGTTCCCGACACTCGTGCTCTCGGCCCCCATGCCGTCGACCCTAGCCCGGCCGACGTTCCGCAGAGGGTCCGTGGCGGGTCCGTGGCAGCATGGCGCCGTGAGTGCCGCCGACCCCGCCGCCGACCCCGCCTTCGAGCCCGACCTCGTCCCCGAGCTCCTCGTCGAGGACCTCGGGCGCAGCCTCGCCTTCTGGTGCGGCCCCTGCGGCTTCGCGGTCCGCTACGCGCGACCGGAGGAGGGCTTCGCGTACCTCGTCCGCGGCACCGCCCACGTCATGCTCGACCGGATCGGCAGCACCCGCGACTGGATCACCGCGCCGCTGGAGCGCCCGCTCGGCCGCGGCGCGAACCTCCAGATCCGCGTCGACGACGCCGACGCCGTCGCGGCGGCCCTCGACGCGGCAGGAGTGCCCCTGTTCGCCCCTGCCGAGACCCGCTGGTACCGGGTGGGGGAGGAGGAGGCGGGCGTCCGCCAGGTCCTCGTCACCGATCCCGACGGCTACCTCCTGCGCTTCCAGTCCTCGCTCGGGCGGCGCCGCGCGACGTGAGCCGAACGGCGCGCGCCATCATGCCAGCGGAGGACGCCGGAGACGGCCGCCGACTGGTTCCATCGGTTCCATGTCCACTCCGTCCACCGGCACCCTCGCGCTGCCGACCACCGACCCGGCCGCCGCCGACCCGGCCACCGCCGCGCCGCCCGCGCCTCCCGCTCCCGCCGCCCTCTCCGACGACGACGAGGTCCTCCGCCCGGCCGATCTCGTCACCGCGCTGACCGGCGTCGCCCTCGGCTTCTTCGCGCTCTTCGTCCACGGCCTCACGCAGTGGTCGTACGTCGGGCCCACCGTCGAGCGGGCGGGCGTGCTCGGCTGGCTCGCCCCCGCGCTGGTCGGGCTGATCTGCGTCCTCACGGCCGTGACCTCGGTGGCGGTCCGCGCCGCCCGCCGGGCGAGCCGCGGGCCGTCCGCACCGACCGGAGCCGCCTCGTGACCGCCGCGCCCGCCGTCCCGTCCACCGCGACCCCCGCTGTCGCCCTCGCGCAGGAGCTGCTCCTGCGCACCGGCTGCGCCCGCCCGGGACTGCCGTGGGTCCGTGAGAGCGCAGCGGGATCCGCGGTCGACCTGGCGGTCCTCGAGCGCGGCGCGCACCTGCTCGACCTCTCCGAGGAGGCGGTCGCCCGGATCGCGCTGTCGCTCGCCACCGGCCGCCCGGTCGACCTGCGCGCGGCGTTCGGGCACCTCACCCGCGACCACGCCGAGGCCGTCATGATCGCCGTGGC comes from the Rathayibacter festucae DSM 15932 genome and includes:
- a CDS encoding HdeD family acid-resistance protein, whose protein sequence is MPENTAENAAAATPSPALSRTAVERSWIIGVSLIAIALGVIAVLIPGPTLLTVAIVFGIHLIAAGVFRLLLAFTATRLQNRVRWLAGLLGALILVAGILCLSNPFESLSILGLVIGLGWILDGVSSITSGRTVAGPVWLPIAAGIASVIAGLLTVIMPVLALSAFVTVAAILLIVVGVSGLLLLPGRTKTAPETAEAR
- a CDS encoding bleomycin resistance protein, which produces MSAADPAADPAFEPDLVPELLVEDLGRSLAFWCGPCGFAVRYARPEEGFAYLVRGTAHVMLDRIGSTRDWITAPLERPLGRGANLQIRVDDADAVAAALDAAGVPLFAPAETRWYRVGEEEAGVRQVLVTDPDGYLLRFQSSLGRRRAT